In the genome of Natronomonas salina, the window AGCGCGTCGACGACCGCCACGCCCTCCCCGTCGGGCAGGGTCGCGTCGCTGACGACGCAGTCGAACGCGTCCGCCGCCAGCGCCGAGCGGGCGCCCTCGATGGAGGAACGGCCGACGACCTCGACGTCCGACTCGTCGGCGAGTGCGGCGTCGACGCTGGCGACGAAGGGCTCACGGCCCACACAGCAGACGCTCTGACCCACGATGGAGGGTCCTTGCAGCTGACGGGTATAAAAAGAGTCGACTCGATGGTGTCGGCGGCCGATACGTGTCGTCGCACTGTCACCGACGCGTGTTCCGCCGATCGGTTCGACCCCGGGACTCTTGGGAGCGGGCGGCGTCCACCCGCTCGTGAAGCGGTACCCGTCGGTCCCGCACGCGGAGGACTCACCGGCGCTGTTCGACGGCGGCCACCTCTGGGTGCAGGAGCTGCTCGACGGCGCGCACCTCCGGTTTCGGATGGAGCCCTCCGGCGCACTCCGGTTCGGCGACCGAGAGCGGGTGTTCAGAGACGGCGGCGTCCCGCTGGCCTACGACCACGCCGTCCGGCACGTCCGCGAGTCGCTCGACCGAGCGGCGCTCCGGGCGGCCGTCGACGACGTCGGGTCGGTCGTCTTCTTCGCCGAGGCGATGCACAGACAGGCGGTCGCCTACGACTGGCACCGGACGCCGTCGGTGCTCGGCGTCGACGTCTGGGACGAGGACAGCGGGCGGTTCCTGCCGCCCGACGCGGTCGAGCAGATCTTCGAGCGGCTCGGACTGGAGCCGGTCAACACCTTCGAGAAGGAGGTCAGGGCGGCCGACTTCCAGCCCGAGTCCGCGACCTTCCCGCAGTCGGCGTGGCGGGAAGGCCCCGCGGCCGGACTGTTCCTGCGGAACAAGACCGGCGGGCGGGCGAGGCTCCCGAATCCAGCCGTCGAACTGGACGCGGACCCGGAGCCGCTGACCGGGGAGGCCGAGGTGCTGGCTGCTCGCTACGCCGACGACGAGCGGCTCCGGCGGGTAGCCGAGACGGTGGACTCCCGAGAGGGCGCGGTCACCTTCGAGTCGCTGTTCGACAGAGCGTTCGAGTCGATCCTCCGGGAGACGCACGCGCGACTCGACCACGGACAGACGACACTCGACGTCGGCGAGTTCCGTTCGGCCGTGGCTGCTCGGTGTCGGGCGTGGCTGGCCGAGCAAGAGTGAGATCTTCGATGGTGAGGGTCGACTCGGGGTCGCGCTAAAGCGGGAGGACCGAGACGCCGAGGGCGTAGCTCGCGGCGATGTCGGCGGCGAACAGCAGGAAGGTCGCGGCCGCGGCGTAGTGGACCCACGCGCGGTTCAGCAGCCGCGCCGTGCGGTGGAAGACCAAGGCGACGAGCAGGCTCACCGGGACGATGGCGAGCATCTCGCCCACCCAGATGGCCGGGTGGGCGCCGTACTGCACCGCCAGCCCGATGGTCACGAGCTGGGTCTTGTCGCCGAACTCGGCGACCCCCATCGCCGAGAGCGCCGCGGCGTACCCGCCGTCGTAATCGCCGGACGCACCGAGTTCGGCCGTCTCCTCGTCGACGCCAGCGCCGTCCGTCGTCCGACTGGCCACGGGGGACTCCCCGGGTTCGCCGGCCTGTCGTTGACCGCCGTCGCCCATCTCGCCCTCACCGGACTCGCGGTCGGTGCCGTCGTCGGGGCCGAGGATCGATCCGTCGTCGCCGCGGTACTGCGAGTACAGGATCATCGCGGCGAAGGCGACGAAGAGGGTCGCGGTCAGCGCGTCGAGGTAGACCGTGGCGACGGCGTCCGTCAGCGCCTCGCCGACGAGTATCTCGACGGCGGTCCAGGCGCCGAAGGCCGTCGCGGCGCCGGCGACGACGCGATACGGGTCGTACCGCGTCGCGAGGGCCGCGATGACGAGCTGGCCCTTCTCACCGGGCAGCGCCAGCAGCTGGAGGAGGAACGCGGTCCCGAGGACCTCGACCCACGGTGCCATCATGTCGAACAACTCCGGGCCGACGGATGAAATCGTCGGGTCGTCCCGAGCGGCGCGGCGGCTTAAAGAGGCCCGGATGTACGGTGCAAGGGCTAACCCGGTCCCGGGTCATCGTATGCGTGACTATGACAGACGATCGGCGAGCGGACGGGCGTTCCTGCGACGGTGAGCGACGATGACCGACCGGTTGACGCGCCGCCGGATGCTGGCGCTGTCGTCGGTCGCCGCGGGCGGCGCCGTCCTCGGCAGCGGCCCGATCGCGGCCCAGGCGAGCCACGAGAGCTACGACGAGACGATCGAGAGCCATGACGGCACCGACATCGCGACGACGGTCTACCGGCCGGCCGGCGCCTCGGCCGACGAGCCGGTGCCGATGATCCTGCACTCCCACGGGTGGTCGGGGTCGCGGACGTCCGGCGAGGGATCGTTCCAGCGCGAACTCGACCGCGGGTTCGGCGTCCTGAGCTTCGACCAGCGCGGCCACGGCGAGTCGGGCGGGCAGGCGCACGTCCAGAACCCCGAGCTCGAGGGCCGGGACGTGATCGCGGTGCTGGACTACGTCGAGGCCCTCGAGTGGGTCGCCCGGGACGTCGGTCGCTCGGGGTCGACGTCTGATGGAGCGGCGAGCGACCCGACCGTGTTCGCGATCGGTGGCAGCTACGGCGGCGCCTACCAGTTCGTCGGCGCGCTCACCGAGATCGCTCGGCGGGGCTCGACCCGTTTCGACGCGCTGGCCCCCCAGATCACCTGGCACGACCTAAGCCAGTCGCTGGCGCCGCAAGGCGTCGTTCGCACGGCGTGGATCGCGGCCCTCTACGCGCTGGGCGCGGGAAACGTCCCCGAGCACATCCACCGCGGGTTCGTCTACGGACTCACGACCGGGCAGTGGCCGAACGGCGACACGCCGGGGGAGCCGGACCTCGATAATCGGTTCGCCCGGAACGGCCCGAGCGGGTTCGTCGACGACGGCGTCCACCTCGACGTCCCGGTGCTCATGGGCCAGGGGATCAGCGACAACCTGTTCAACCTCAACCAGGCCTGGCGGAACTTCGAGGAGACCCTGACCGACGAGGCCCGCGAGCGGAGCGCCGTCGTCGGCTACAACGGCGGTCACGCGCTGCCGAACCTCCTGCCGGCGGGTGGAACGTGGAACTTCCAGGACGCCTGTACGTCGGGTGGGTCGGACGGAATCGCCGGCGGCGACGTCATCTCGAGTGCCGGCTTCGAGGAACTCCGGCTGCGGTTCTTCGAGTCGGTCTGCGACGGCGAGGGCGACGCGAGGGACATCGTCGGGTCGCCGTACTCGTTGACGACCGCCGACGGCGAGCGGTGCCTGCAACTCGACGTGCTCGACGACCGGACGTCGCTCGCGGCCGGCGTCGACCTCAGCGTGCGGAACGACGGAGCCGGCAACCTCGAGCTCCAGCGGGCGGACGGCGTCGACGACTCGGCGGTGGCGAACCCCGACGAGTTCCCCGCGGCGTTCGATCCCGACGCCGTCGCCGAGGCGTTCGAGGGCACAGGATTCGAGAGCGACGTCGAGGGCGGGACCGCGGGGACGACCACGGGCGTCGGCGCGCCGGTCCATCTCGAACTCGCCGCGGGGCCGCTGACGGTCGGCGGCGTGCCGGAGCTGTCGGCCGCGGTGACGTCCGTCGGCGTCGACCAGCGGGTGTTCTTCGCGCTGTCGGTCGGGGAGACGCCGGCGACGGCGCGGGTCGTCCAGAACAACATGCTGCCGCTCCGGGAGCCGGAACCGGTCGTCGGCGCCGACCGAACCGTGGAGCTGCCGGGCGTGGCCGTCGACGTCGCCGAGGGCGAGACGCTGTACCTCACGCTCTCGGCGATCTCGGACATGTCGTTCGCCCACGGGTCGATTCGGACGCCCGGAGCCGTTTTGCTGGAGGACTTGACGGTGGACGTCCCGCTGGTCGACGAGTGATCAGACGAACTCGACGGGGACGTCGGGGTCGTGCAGGTTGACCGCCGGCGGGTCGAACCGCGTCGAGACGGCGCCGACCTCGACGCCGGCCTCAGCGGCAGTCCCGAGCAGGTCCGCGAACTCCGGGTCCACCTCGCGGAACGGGTGGAGTCGGTCGGCGTCCGGCCGCTGGATCACGAAGACGACGTGGCACTCGGTGACGTCGCGGGCGAGGTCGGTCAGGCTGCGGAGGTGCCGGCGGCCGCGCTCGGTCGGCCGGTCGGGGAACTTCGAGACGCCGTCGACGACGTAGGTGTTGGACTTCACCTCGACGTAGGCGTCGCCGTCCGGGCCATCGAGCAGGAAGTCGGACCGGCCCGCGTCGGGCAGCGCCGGTTCGGCGCGGACGACGTCGTACCCGTCGAACTGCGGGAGGCGACCGCCGGCGACGCAGGCCTCGAAGACCGCGTTCGGCAGCGTCGAGTCCAGCGTGACCCACGTGCCGTCGACGTCGACCGCGATGGCGTCGAAGTCGGTCTTGCGGTCGGCGTCGTCCACTCGCCGGAGGAGCATCTCGCGGCCGGGCCGGAGGACTGTCTCCAGCCCGCCGGAGTTCCGGAGGTAGACCGGGCGATTCTCGCCGTCGACGGACGCCGCGAGGCTGAACCGGTTGCGACGCTCCCGGAACGTGCCGGACTCCAGCGGCTCGTCGTAGGTCACCAGCGGCTCGGGCATCGTCACCCTGCGGTACCGGGCGGCCCGACATAGGCGCGTCGGCACGCGGCGAGTGTCGGCACGCAGCGGACGTCGGAAGGCCGCGTGGCCGGGGTCGCGAGCCGTCGAAACATTGTCGGAACTATGCTTTTCCGCCTCTCGGACGAAACGTGGAGCATGAGCTTCGAGACTGTCTGGCGGGACCTGCGGACGGAGGCGACGGACCTCGATTCCGGGACGGTGCTCGTGACGCCGGCGAGCGACCGGCCGTTCGTCGTGACGTCGTCGGCCGACGACCGCATCGTCGTCGAGTTCCGCGAGCGCAACGAGGAGCGCATCCTCTGGCGCGACCAGTTCGAGGTGCTCTACGAGCGCCTCGCCGTGGAGGGCGAGGAGCTGTCGGCCTCGGAGCTACCGCCGGGAGTCGAACCGTACGTGGTCGTGCTGAGCCTCGGGATGGAGTTCGACGTGGACGGGGACACGCTGCGGGCCTCCGACGACGGCGTCGCCGGCGAGAGCCCGTTCCGCCACCCGGAGTGGGAGGTCCGGACGACGCCCGAGCGCGCCCACGACGACGCGCTGCTGCTGGCCGACGCGCTGGAGCGCTACGACGTTGCGGACCTCGATTCGCTGTCCAGCGAGGACCTCGTGAACCTCTACGTGCTGCTGTCGGACGTCCAGCGCGAGGCCGACCGGTTCCGCCGCGCGACGAGCGACCTGCTGCTCGACCGCATCGGTCCCGAGGGGCGGTTGCACGGCCAGTTCGGGTCCGTCACGCGGACCAGCCGTAGGCGCCGGCGCCTCAAGCCGACCGAGGAGATCCTCGACGCCCTCGAGGCGGAGGGCATCCCGGAGGACTGGGTCCTCGGCATCGACCAGGACAAGCTCGACGTCGTGCTGTCGGTGACCGACCTCGTGGAGTCCGCGGTCTACGACGTCGACGAGCAGGTGTACGTCCAGAAGACCGGCGTCGAGGAGGGCGAGAAACACTCCAGGCTGGAAGGGCTGAAGGACCGGCTCGCCGAGGCCGAGGACGACGAGGCGGCCGCGGACCTCCACCAGGAGATCGAGGTGCTGGAGGAGCGGATCGACGAGGTGCTCGCCGCCGGCTGACGGATGGTCGTGGTGCTCGTCTGCGGACCGGCCGGCGTCGGGAAGACGACCGTCGCGACGGCACTCCGGGAGCGGCTGGCCGACCGCGGTCTCTCGTTCGATGCACTACACTCGGACGACTTCAGCCGCGACACCTACCGCCGGATGTTCGAGCGGGTCGCCGACTCCGGGGCCGACTGGATCGTCGACGGGACGTTCTACCGGCGGGAGTGGCAGGCGCTGTTCCAGCGGCTCGACGACGAGGTTCTCGTGGTCTACCTCCGGGCCGACCTCGAGACCTGCCTGGCGCGCAACCGCGAGCGGGAGGACCAGATCTCGGAGCGGGGCGTCCGGGTGGTCTGGCACGAGTTCGACCCGCCGCGGGCCGACGTGACGGTCGAGGTCGACGAACTCGGCGCCGGAGAGACTGTCGACCGGGTTCTCGAAGGGTTGGTGCCGCTGCTCGAGGACGTGACGTGAGTCACTCGACCAGTTCGAACCCGGAGACGTCGCGGTGGCCGTCGCGGTGCCGCTCGAGGTAGTAGCGGACGCCCGGCTGGTGGGCGGCGCCGACGACGAGGTGGACCGTCTCGACGTCCTCGGCGTGGTGGACGACGTAGTCGGCCATCCGCTCGTTGCGGGCGTGGGAGACGGCCTCGAGGTCGGGGTCGTGGCGGCGCAGCCACTCCCGCTCGACGGGCTGTGGGAGGAACGTCGTCTTGTAGTACCGCTGTAGTTCGCCCAGGCGGGTCGGGTCCTCGGCGGCGCGCCGGGAGGTGGCGAACGCCTCGAAGTCTTTGCCGGTCGCTGCGTCCTCGTGGTCGGTGAGGAACGACGAGGCGACGTCGCCGAGGGCCTCGGCGAACGCCTCGCCGTAGACGTCCTCGCCGGAGTGGATGAGCGAGAACGCGGCCTCGCGGAACTTGCTCGCGGCGTCGTCGACGTCCTCGCGGAGGCCCTCGAACTCGGCGGCCGCCTGGGCCAGCGGCGAGTCGGGGTCGCGGTCGTCGGCCCGCAAGAGCGCCCAGCGGTAGTCGTCCATCGCGCAGACGTCGGGCATGTCGGCGAAGTACATCGGCCGGACGCCCTGCTCGCAGTAGACCTCGTGGCCGTCGTCGACGAACCGCGAGACGTGCTCTCTGAGGAACTCGCGTTCGGCGTCGGTGTCGGCGTGGGTAACGCCGTGGACGACGTACCGGCGGCCGTCGAATCGGACCTCGTCGCCGGGCAACTCCTGGGAGGGCGTCGCCGGCGGGAGTTCGCGGTCGCGGAGGGTCGCCCACTCCTCCTTCGCCGCGAAGTAGGCCGCCTCCACGTCGTCGGCGTCCGTGAGTTCGACCAGGTCGGAGAGCCGGGTTGCGGCCCGGAGTGCCTCGAGACGCTCCCGCTCGGCGTCGGATAGCGACGTCTCGACGTCGGATGCCATCGTCGGCACTAGAACGCTGACGCCGTTAACGGTTGCGTGACGGCGTCGGACGGGCGGGTCGGTCTGTCACTCGCCGAATCGCACGACGGGGTCGAGTTCCGACTCGTCGACGTCGGCGAACGCCTCGCGGGCGACGGTGCGGCGGTGGACCTCGTCGGCGCCGTCGACGATGCGGAACTGCCGGACGCTCTCGTAGAAGTCGCCGATCGGGAGGTCCTTCCCGATGCCGTTGCCGCCGCAGAACTGCAGGGCGGTGTCGATGGCCTCCTGGGTGACGTTCGCGGTGAACACCTTCGCCATCGACACCTCGACGCGCGCGTCGTCGCCGGCGTCGACCGCGTCGGCGGCCTGTCGGATGAGCGATCGCGCGGCGGCCAGCCGGATGTGCTGGTCGGCGATCTCGTGGCGCGGCACCTGCTTGTCGGCGAGTCTCGTCCCGAAGGCCTCCCGCTCCAAGGTGTAGGCCTTCGCGACCTCGAGGGACCGCTCGGCCATCCCGGAGAACCGCATGCAGTGGGTGAGCCGCGCGGGGCCGAGTCGCTCCTGGACGTGCGCGAAGCCCTCGCCCTCCTCGCCGAGGAGGTGCTCCTCGGGGACGCGGACGTCGTCGTACTTGACCTCGGCGTGGCCGACGCCGTGGACGTCGCTGCCGACGTGGGGGATGTCGCGGACGATCTCGACGCCGTCGGCGTCCTTCGGGACGAGGAAGACCGAGCAGCCGGCGTAGGGGTGGGCCTCCTGGTCTGTGCGGGCGAACACGAGCAGGACGTCCGCCTGGATGCCCTTCGACGTCCACCACTTGTGGCCGTTGATCACCCACTCGTCGCCGTCCTTCTCGGCGGTCGTCTGCAGCATCTTCGGGTCGGAGCCGCCGCCCTGCATCGGCTCGGTCATCGAGAAGCCGGAGGCCATCTTCCCCTCGACGAGCGGTTCGAGGTACTGCTCCTTCTGGAGTTCGGTGCCGTGCAGCTCCAGCAGGTGCATGTTCCCCTCGTCGGGGGCGTCGACGCGCATCGCGGGCGCGCCGAGCGTACTGCGGCCGGCCTGCTCGAACGTCGGCAGGACGTCCCGGAAGTCGTAGCCCATGCCGCCGTGCTCCTCGGCGATCTGCGGGGCGTACACGCCGTAGTCGCGGGCGGCCTCCTGGAGTTCCCTGATCGTGCTGTCGGAGACGGCCATCCCGCCCTTGAGTTCGCGCTCCTTCGGGATGACGACCTCGTCCATCAGCTTCCGGGCGCGCTCGGCGAGTTCCGTCGCGGCCTCCGAATCGTTGTACGAGAGCATCACTCACGTTTCCGCCGACGAGAGTATAAAAGGCGGGCGAGAGTCCCACGATTCTGGACAGCCGGCGGCGCGGGGTCGATCGAATCGCCGTCGCGCGATACGTCCAGTGGCGAGGGGTCGTTCTCGGATTGAGTTCGGGCCCACGTTGATAACGTGGGGTCGGAAAGAACTCGAGGTGAACCCGGCGACACGCTACAGGCTCGGAGGCGTCGTCATCGGCGGTGGAATCGTCCTCTCCTTCGCCCACCACCTCCAGTTCGCAGGCGTCTTCAGCGAGTCGCCCGCCGAGACGGCAGCAGCCTTCATACCGTCGGTCCTCGCCGCGGGCGCGGCACTCTGGCTCGGGTCCGTGATCCGCTCTGGCGGGATTCCGAAGACCGCGCTCGACCGGGCCGCGATGTGGTACCTCGGCGGTGCACTCCTGCTCGCGCTGGCGCTGTACGTCTCGTTCTCGGCAACGTTCGGCAGCGACGCCCTCCCGCCCGACCTCTGGTTCAGTATCAGGAACTGGGCCATCGCCGGGTCCGCGCTCGGTCTGGTCGTGGCGAACTACGACCTTCGACGCACGGCGGCGCTGCGGCGGGCGACCGCGAACGAACGGACCGCGACGCACGTCTCCCAACGCCTGTCGGTGGTCGATCGCGTCCTCCGGCACGACATCCGGAACAAACTCAACATCATCCTCGGTTACGCCAGTTCCACAGAAGGGGACGGTATTCGCGAGGACGACGCCCTCGCCGTCGTGGCCGCCGCCGAATCGCTCATGGTGATCGTCGAGCGGGCCAGATACTTCCGGAACGTCCTCGAGAAGGAATCCCCGAAGCCGCTGGACCTGACGGAACTCGTGACTGAAGTCATCGCCGGCTTCCGGGAGGAGTACCCTGAAGCGCAGGTCACCATCGTTCGGCAGGAGGAGGTCACCGCCCGGACGTACCCGGAGTTCCGCAACGTACTGGAGGAGCTCTGCGAGAACGCGGTCGTCCACAATCCGCGCCCCGACGCCGAGTGCCGCCTGGCAGTGACGCTCCGGCGGGTCAGGACGGAGGAGGGTGCGGTGGCGGAGATCGTACTCGAGGACAACGGTCCCGGCATCCCCGAGCGAGAACAGTTGGTGCAGACGGACGACGTCGAGACGCAACTCGACCACAGCAGCGGGACGAGTCTTTGGCTGGCTCGCTGGGTCCTCGACGCGTCCGGCGGCGACTTCGCTATCGAGTCGGCGAATCCAGACGGCACCCGGCTCGTGCTCAGGTTACCGATAGCGGAATCGGACGCTGGGCCCGCGTCCCCGGATTGAACGCTACTTCGGGGGTAGCTGCACCTGTACCAACCAGAAGTCCTCGATGGACTGAGCGAGTCGCCTGAAGTCGTCCTCGGTGGTCGGCTTGTGCAGGTAGGCGTTGGCGTTGAGTTCGTACGATCTCGCGACGTCCTCGTCGGCGTCGGAGGAGGTGAAGACGAGGACGGGGATCCGGGAGAGTTCCGGTTGGGCGTCGAGTTCCTCGAGGATCTCCTCGCCGCTCGGGCCCGCGACGTGGAGGTCGAGGAGGATGAGGTCCGGCTGTGGGACGGCGGCGTACTCGCCTCGCTGGTGGACGAAGTCGAGGGCTTCGTCGCCGTCCGAGACGACGTGGACGTCGTTCGTCCGGTCGGTCTCCTCGAAGGAGTCGATGAACGGGGCGATATCGTCGGGCTGTGACTCGACCAGGAGGAGGTCGTAGGCACGGCCCTGACCAGCAGAAGAACGTCTACTCATACATGGCTACTCTACTGGAGCATACTCACCGGGGGACAAGGAACCACGCCCTAATCTGTTTGGGCCAGTCGGTTCTACTTATCTAGAAGTAGATACCAGGTTCGTCCTGTTCCGATCGGCATCCGAGACCTCCCAGGGGCCTCGATTGGCAGGAAATCGGGGGAGACGCCCTCAATCGTCGACTGCCGGGAGCGTGAACGAGAACGTCGATCCCTCGCCTGGCTCGGATTCGACCCAGATCTCGCCGCCGTGGTTCTCGACGATGCGTTCACAGAGCGCCAGCCCGATCCCCGTCCCGTCGAACTCGTCGCCACCGTGCAACCGGTTGAACACGGTGAAGACGTCGTCCTGATCGTCGGGGTCGATACCCATGCCGTCGTCGCTGACCGAGACGACACACTCCTCGCCCCGTCGTTCCGCCGCGACGTGGATCTCCGGCGGGTCGTCGCCGCTGTAGGTGATCGCGTTGTCGAGCAGGTTCTGCAGCACCTGGAGCAACTGGTTCTCGTCGCC includes:
- a CDS encoding RNA ligase family protein, encoding MKRYPSVPHAEDSPALFDGGHLWVQELLDGAHLRFRMEPSGALRFGDRERVFRDGGVPLAYDHAVRHVRESLDRAALRAAVDDVGSVVFFAEAMHRQAVAYDWHRTPSVLGVDVWDEDSGRFLPPDAVEQIFERLGLEPVNTFEKEVRAADFQPESATFPQSAWREGPAAGLFLRNKTGGRARLPNPAVELDADPEPLTGEAEVLAARYADDERLRRVAETVDSREGAVTFESLFDRAFESILRETHARLDHGQTTLDVGEFRSAVAARCRAWLAEQE
- a CDS encoding TMEM165/GDT1 family protein; this translates as MMAPWVEVLGTAFLLQLLALPGEKGQLVIAALATRYDPYRVVAGAATAFGAWTAVEILVGEALTDAVATVYLDALTATLFVAFAAMILYSQYRGDDGSILGPDDGTDRESGEGEMGDGGQRQAGEPGESPVASRTTDGAGVDEETAELGASGDYDGGYAAALSAMGVAEFGDKTQLVTIGLAVQYGAHPAIWVGEMLAIVPVSLLVALVFHRTARLLNRAWVHYAAAATFLLFAADIAASYALGVSVLPL
- a CDS encoding alpha/beta hydrolase family protein translates to MTDRLTRRRMLALSSVAAGGAVLGSGPIAAQASHESYDETIESHDGTDIATTVYRPAGASADEPVPMILHSHGWSGSRTSGEGSFQRELDRGFGVLSFDQRGHGESGGQAHVQNPELEGRDVIAVLDYVEALEWVARDVGRSGSTSDGAASDPTVFAIGGSYGGAYQFVGALTEIARRGSTRFDALAPQITWHDLSQSLAPQGVVRTAWIAALYALGAGNVPEHIHRGFVYGLTTGQWPNGDTPGEPDLDNRFARNGPSGFVDDGVHLDVPVLMGQGISDNLFNLNQAWRNFEETLTDEARERSAVVGYNGGHALPNLLPAGGTWNFQDACTSGGSDGIAGGDVISSAGFEELRLRFFESVCDGEGDARDIVGSPYSLTTADGERCLQLDVLDDRTSLAAGVDLSVRNDGAGNLELQRADGVDDSAVANPDEFPAAFDPDAVAEAFEGTGFESDVEGGTAGTTTGVGAPVHLELAAGPLTVGGVPELSAAVTSVGVDQRVFFALSVGETPATARVVQNNMLPLREPEPVVGADRTVELPGVAVDVAEGETLYLTLSAISDMSFAHGSIRTPGAVLLEDLTVDVPLVDE
- the sfsA gene encoding DNA/RNA nuclease SfsA, with amino-acid sequence MPEPLVTYDEPLESGTFRERRNRFSLAASVDGENRPVYLRNSGGLETVLRPGREMLLRRVDDADRKTDFDAIAVDVDGTWVTLDSTLPNAVFEACVAGGRLPQFDGYDVVRAEPALPDAGRSDFLLDGPDGDAYVEVKSNTYVVDGVSKFPDRPTERGRRHLRSLTDLARDVTECHVVFVIQRPDADRLHPFREVDPEFADLLGTAAEAGVEVGAVSTRFDPPAVNLHDPDVPVEFV
- a CDS encoding AAA family ATPase, with the translated sequence MVVVLVCGPAGVGKTTVATALRERLADRGLSFDALHSDDFSRDTYRRMFERVADSGADWIVDGTFYRREWQALFQRLDDEVLVVYLRADLETCLARNREREDQISERGVRVVWHEFDPPRADVTVEVDELGAGETVDRVLEGLVPLLEDVT
- a CDS encoding acyl-CoA dehydrogenase family protein encodes the protein MLSYNDSEAATELAERARKLMDEVVIPKERELKGGMAVSDSTIRELQEAARDYGVYAPQIAEEHGGMGYDFRDVLPTFEQAGRSTLGAPAMRVDAPDEGNMHLLELHGTELQKEQYLEPLVEGKMASGFSMTEPMQGGGSDPKMLQTTAEKDGDEWVINGHKWWTSKGIQADVLLVFARTDQEAHPYAGCSVFLVPKDADGVEIVRDIPHVGSDVHGVGHAEVKYDDVRVPEEHLLGEEGEGFAHVQERLGPARLTHCMRFSGMAERSLEVAKAYTLEREAFGTRLADKQVPRHEIADQHIRLAAARSLIRQAADAVDAGDDARVEVSMAKVFTANVTQEAIDTALQFCGGNGIGKDLPIGDFYESVRQFRIVDGADEVHRRTVAREAFADVDESELDPVVRFGE
- a CDS encoding sensor histidine kinase, producing the protein MNPATRYRLGGVVIGGGIVLSFAHHLQFAGVFSESPAETAAAFIPSVLAAGAALWLGSVIRSGGIPKTALDRAAMWYLGGALLLALALYVSFSATFGSDALPPDLWFSIRNWAIAGSALGLVVANYDLRRTAALRRATANERTATHVSQRLSVVDRVLRHDIRNKLNIILGYASSTEGDGIREDDALAVVAAAESLMVIVERARYFRNVLEKESPKPLDLTELVTEVIAGFREEYPEAQVTIVRQEEVTARTYPEFRNVLEELCENAVVHNPRPDAECRLAVTLRRVRTEEGAVAEIVLEDNGPGIPEREQLVQTDDVETQLDHSSGTSLWLARWVLDASGGDFAIESANPDGTRLVLRLPIAESDAGPASPD
- a CDS encoding response regulator; amino-acid sequence: MSRRSSAGQGRAYDLLLVESQPDDIAPFIDSFEETDRTNDVHVVSDGDEALDFVHQRGEYAAVPQPDLILLDLHVAGPSGEEILEELDAQPELSRIPVLVFTSSDADEDVARSYELNANAYLHKPTTEDDFRRLAQSIEDFWLVQVQLPPK